The Amycolatopsis sp. NBC_01480 genome segment ACCGTAGTAGCCCGCCAAGGCGTCGGCGAGCTGACTTCGACCGACCGGTGTCCGGACGCGCCGACCTGCTGGTGTCCGTGCTTCCACTCGCTCGCGTGTCGTCCCCGGGCTCCAGCCGACCTGCCGATCCAGCCAGCTGAACGCAGGCTCAAGCGCCGATCCGAGCAGCGGCGTACCTGCGACCGGGCGCACGCCGATCAACTCGCGCAGCTCGTCGGCGGAGCGGCCGAGCACCCTGGCGAGCTTCGGCCACTGGTACGGCTGTGGCGCGTAGTCGCCGGCCTCCCACCTGATAACCGTTGATCGGTCGACGCGCATCACTTCAGCGAGCTGCTCTTGAGTCAGCCCGGCCGCCTTGCGAGCTGAAACAAGCTCCTCGCGCCGACGAACGCTGACCACTCGAACACCTCGCTCTGGCTGACGATGATCGCAGCCTAACAGACATATCAGCAGGTGAAGGCGTCGACTGCCACATCTGTGCCACGAAACCCCGACGTTTGCGCTCTGGGCTCTGCCGGGTGCTCCGGATTGGATGATTTCAACACATCCGACAACCGAAGGGGTGACCGTGACGAGCGGCGAGCATGGCTCACGACCGCCGCGTCTTTACGTGACCTGGTACCGCTGCGTCGCCGACGACCTGGACCACGCCGTCACGGACGAGGCGTTCGCGCACGGCGTCGCCCTCCACGAGGGTCGCTACCACGCGCTCTGCGGGCACGAAGTCTTCATCGACTCGTGCCTGGTCCCACCTGGTCGTCCGTGTGTTGCTTGCTTCGCGTTGATCCGCCTCCGCAACCGCCCAGCCGATCCCACGCCTGCGCGCCATCGGGAGCCGTCCCGGTGGCGCCGCCTCTTCGGCAGCCTCCGGACTCCGGCCGTCCTGCCGCCGCGCCCGCCTCCACGCGTGCGGCTCATTCCCGCGCAGGGCGGCCGGACCACCACGTCGGCGGGAACGGGCGGCGCCCCGACCGCGCCCGTTCCCGCCGATCACCACGCCCGGCGAGGCGCCCGATGACGGCCCGCCTGATCATCGCGCGCCCGCTGCCCGGCACAGTGGGCGAAACCCGCCGCGTCGTGCACGTCTTCCCGCTGTCGCCGGAGGAGACCGCGCCGGAGCGCCTGACCGCGTACTGCGGCGAGACGTTCGGCCCCGGCGAACTCGAATTGTTGGACCGCCCGGTCGGGATGCCCTGCGTGACCTGCCTCCGCCGTTCGCCTGGTCCTGGTACCGCCGAACTGCCGGCGGGGGAGCGATGACGCCCGGCGAGCGACCTAGTGTGCCTGCCTTTCAGCGGGACCTTGACCCGCTGCTTCTCCTGCCTGTGCGGCTGTTCGTCGCATGTTTGCTGGCAGACATGTGCTGGTGCGAGGACGTCGCCGTTCGGGGCGCGTTGCGCCTTGGTGAGCGGAGCTTCGCGCAGCACGTCGAGAGTCTGCGCGCGGCCGGGTACCTGGTGACTCGTGTCGAAGGACGCCGGACCAAACTCCGCCTCACCGCGCTCGGGCTTGACCGGCTGGCTGAGCACGTGACTGCCCTCCAGACGGTCGCGCGCACGGCTGCCGAACTCGTCGCCGCACAGCGCGCCGATCTTCTGCCGCCAAAGCGTCCGGAGCCGTGAGTGTCGCGGTAGCCGTTGTGGCCGTCCTCGCTCCGGTGGCTGTACTCGGTGCCGGCGCGAGCGTGTTTCGCCGTTGGCTGGAAGCCGACCCGTGACACGCGCGCGAGCGATGTCCGCTGCGGCCCCACGGCCACGGATCAGCTGGTCAGGGAGGCGGTGACCTGGTGACTGACGATCACAGCGATGCGCGTCCGGCGGATCTCTTCCCTACTGAGATCTCCGTCGACATCGTGCACGAGCTTTCGGACCACTACGCCGCAGGGGACACTCTGGAAATCCTGGTCGCGCGCTACCCCTACAGCTACCGCAAGATCCGCACAGCCCTGATCGACGCCGGCGTCACCCTGCGTCCACCAAGAATCCTGCTGCCGCCGACGCCACCCGGGTTGGTCAACGCCTATCTCAACGGGCGGTCGATCCGTCAGCTTGCGACCACCCACGGCATGTCGTACAGCCAGACGCGCAACATCCTGCTCGCCGAGGGTGTCGAACTCCGCCGACGCGGCCAGCCATGACCAACTGTGGCGCGCCTGGGCTGCGCCTGCCCTCGTGTAGCTCCGCCGCGCGCGCCCACAACACGGCCGCGGAACTCGTGACCGCGCTGCGCTCCGGCGTATCCGACGTTGCTGTGACGGGCGCCCACGACGACTCAAGCACTCTCCCGCGAGGGCTGTTGGTGACGGCTGTGACGGGTTTCGGCTGACCCGTCACAGCTGTCATAGCTGATGTTTTCGCAGGTCGGGCGATATTTCTTGCCGTCACGGGCCGAGTGACGGCGGAACGCCTCGCGCGACGGGTTGTGACGGCTATTTTCGTGACAGTATCCGTGACAAGAGGTAGCCTCATCGCATCGATGTCACGAAAGATGTCACGGAATCCCGGGAGAGCAGCATGACCGAACCGGTCTGCGCGGGCTGCGGCGAGATGTTGCCTCGTCCAAGGGGGCGGGGGCGCCCAGCGACGTACCACGGCCCTGCCTGCCGCCAACGCGCCCGCCGCGCCCGGCTCACCGCCGATCCCACCCGTGCGGATCTGCTGGCCTTGCTCGACCGGGCCGGGCGCGCGGTTGCCGGCGCGCGCCGCGCGGTGACATCCGGCGAGGATGCCCACGCCGCGCTCGCCGAGCTGGCCGCCGTAGCAGAGTTGGCGCAAGCCGCTCAGGCGACAAACGTTGCCACCACATCTCGCGTCGACATGGAACGCCCGCCCGCGGACGCCACGAAACTGATCATCACGGAATCTGTCACGGAATCTCCGGCGCCGGAGACGCGCCCAGTGACACGCGAAGACGTGATCGATGTGGACACGGTCCGAGTCGAGCGCGGCAAGGACTTCGAGATCTCAGGCACCTACCGCGTGCTGGCCGGCGATTCGATCTTGCTCGGCTACCTCGGTCGCGACCGGCATCGCCGCTGGGAAGCCCGAACCGCCGCAACGACGCTCACCGTGACCGGTGGACCGTGGCGCACGCGCCAAGACGCACTCGTCGGCCTGCTGCTCAACGGCGGCATCCGCACGGCAGAGGTACGGAAGCGGCTGATTGACCTGTAGCTGCATGCCGACACTCAAATCCGTTTAACGTCTGGATCGTGGAAAGCGGATACAGTCAGCTGACCTTTAACGGTGGGCCACCGCAAATTTCGGCGAGCCTAGCACATCCATCTCGTCAACTACGAAGTGTCCTCGGCCGTTGATGGCGCTTTTTCTTCTGCACTTCCGGTGCCTAGGCGCAAGAATGCTCGACCTGCGGCTATTTGTGCGTGCAGTGCTTGAGCTGTAACCGGGATCGAGTGTTCCCCGCGGCGACGGACGACGCTAAAAAAGGCACCTTCAGTCTTTGATTCGACGATCACACCATGCACGAGAAAGGGTTTTAGTTCTGCTGCTTGCTTAGGTATCTTGAAGGCGAGCAGAGTGCCACCGTTGCCGCTGTCGACCGCATTTACTCGAAGGCCGTCTATAGGGGGATAGATGCGCTGATCAAGTACTTTGTGGTGCCGCGTGGCGTCTCGTTGGGTAAATTGCTGAATCGGCCCCCGGATTACCCACTCGACACCGTCTATGTATTTCGTGCCCAATCCGACGATTAAGATACCCTCGTTGTCTCCGTTGGCGAATCGAGCAATATCCTGCGACAGCTCGATCTTTCCGCCTTCTGTGGATAGGTCCCAGTCGTGTACCTTTACTTCTAGCCATTCCGACTCAGGTTGACCGTAGAGCACTTGCGCGTGTCCGGCGCAGATCAGATTCCATGTCGTTGAGCTGTCGGGCTTTCCTTCGTCAACTACCTTAAGAAGCTTTTCGATTGTCGCGGCAAGCTTCAAAGCCGAGCTTACGGTAGAGCGTGCCGGCGGCTGAAAACGCAAGTTCCAAAGCCATGAATTTCCGACAAATGGGCCATCGCCAAATTGGTCGGCGTCCACGTAGTTCCCGCCAACTGTTTCAAGCATTGGGGAAATAGTCTGCTCAATTAGGCTGCTGTCCCACTCTTCTCTGTTGAAATCGATCTGAAGGCAGAGTAATAGTCTTTCTTGATTGTCGAGATCAAACCAATGGTGGTGAACGGGAGAGTGTTTGCCATCGAAGTACTCCGTCATTGATACGATTAATGATGCAACCTTTGGGAGGTAGATATGATTGCAGAAACCGCCGCCTGTCGCTTCGGCCTTGTTGGCCGCGATTAGAGCGGCACGTAGAGAGGAGAGGCGTAGTGATCGAATCTCGGGATATGGAGCAAAGAAGCTCGTACCAGACAGGCGGTCGAGACCAAATCCGTCGAACTCGTCTCTTGCTCTTTGGTCGTCGAGGTGCAACTTTCCGGTTGACTTCAAGAAGCGAATCCCAATCTTTTTCTCTGCTGTCATTAGTCTATCATCGCATATCTCGCCGGTCGGGCGCTTGCGCTGCCGCTCAGCTTTCGTCGTAGTCGACCGCCAGCGTGTCGACTAGGACAGGGTGGCCTGTAGGTGCTTAGTATTGAGAGGCGCCCGCAGCCCGCTGGCGCGTCCAGCGGACGGCTAGGCAATGGGTGGGTCACGATGGGAACTTGGTTAACTGAAGTATCAAAGGTTGCGCCCGCAGTTTCAGTCGGTGTCGCCATGGTCGCATTGTTATTGAGCGCTGGGAGTCTGTTTGTTTCGCGAAAGGCGTACCGTATAGCGCGACTGCAGGAGATGCGACGTCTACTGCCCTTAAAGGTCTACTTAGTGGATTCCATAATTCAATCAAAGAAAGGTGAGTATCAGCGATACGGATTTTCTCTAGAGGTTTCAAATCCTGCGGAAGTTGCGAACTCGATAGCACGAATCGAACTGTGGATCAAGTGCCATGAGCGCAACCTACGACACATGGTAAGGGTTAGATGTGAAGGCGAAGGAGTTGTCCCAATTTCCTTAGCCGGCGGCCGAAATCATCTTGTGGCGCCATTCAAGCTTGAGGCGGGTGCGACCGTGCATGGCTGGACAACTTTTCTCGTTCATGACGAAGATGTAACATGGTCTGAGATCGATAGCTATGCTCTCTCGATTGAGGACGCTAAAGGCGTGAAGTCGGATGTAGTTGTCAACCTTATGCACCGCGTTATGCTACCTGAATCTCCGGAGGGCGGCGTCAGTGAAGAGTCGGTTACGTAAATTGAATTACCCGCATCTCGAAGTTGTTTCAGACGGGATGTTTGCTGCCAGAGACGTGGGAAACGGTCGTCTGATACCGGTCTTAGGTATCGACACTGACCCGTATCCGGAGGTGGATAGACTTATCAGATTGCATAAGAATTCGGCTCCAGGGGATGTTGTTACTCAGTGGGCTACATCTGTGCCGACCTCTCTGCGAGAAAAGCAACAAGTATTACTTGAAATGCGTTTCGAGAGGCCACTGGAGATTCTCTTTGGGGTGGTATTTCGGCTGCCATTCCATGCTGCTTTAGTCGATCAGATTGTGGCAGTGAACGGCGCATAT includes the following:
- a CDS encoding MarR family transcriptional regulator — encoded protein: MTPGERPSVPAFQRDLDPLLLLPVRLFVACLLADMCWCEDVAVRGALRLGERSFAQHVESLRAAGYLVTRVEGRRTKLRLTALGLDRLAEHVTALQTVARTAAELVAAQRADLLPPKRPEP
- a CDS encoding helix-turn-helix domain-containing protein — protein: MTDDHSDARPADLFPTEISVDIVHELSDHYAAGDTLEILVARYPYSYRKIRTALIDAGVTLRPPRILLPPTPPGLVNAYLNGRSIRQLATTHGMSYSQTRNILLAEGVELRRRGQP
- a CDS encoding AlbA family DNA-binding domain-containing protein, which produces MTAEKKIGIRFLKSTGKLHLDDQRARDEFDGFGLDRLSGTSFFAPYPEIRSLRLSSLRAALIAANKAEATGGGFCNHIYLPKVASLIVSMTEYFDGKHSPVHHHWFDLDNQERLLLCLQIDFNREEWDSSLIEQTISPMLETVGGNYVDADQFGDGPFVGNSWLWNLRFQPPARSTVSSALKLAATIEKLLKVVDEGKPDSSTTWNLICAGHAQVLYGQPESEWLEVKVHDWDLSTEGGKIELSQDIARFANGDNEGILIVGLGTKYIDGVEWVIRGPIQQFTQRDATRHHKVLDQRIYPPIDGLRVNAVDSGNGGTLLAFKIPKQAAELKPFLVHGVIVESKTEGAFFSVVRRRGEHSIPVTAQALHAQIAAGRAFLRLGTGSAEEKAPSTAEDTS